Proteins found in one Ptychodera flava strain L36383 chromosome 3, AS_Pfla_20210202, whole genome shotgun sequence genomic segment:
- the LOC139129353 gene encoding receptor-type tyrosine-protein phosphatase beta-like produces MLEGGRNDDDGIDENTASERGEIQTGLGEGDGDNFPLPPSDQQICDDVPLVGGNPNSNVTVQSWTNSTIEVSWIHEDNNTEYYEITATCVLAADPCKNGTETVSENERSGTVYDLTAGAEYEIIVTAFNAIGKGNPSAPVNKRTDPNPVRLFRVISPDRSTNSIQGSWATPDGLISSYRIVCNSSTGGNPHLVRNLDPDITEYNCTGLSAGHLYTMTVYTVSGTGNDDDRLESEPASEDKRVYPNTVVALGISSPGRSTNSIQGSWSRPDGLISSYRIECISSTGGTPHLAEDLDSDITEYNCTGLSAGHLYTMSVYTVSGTGNDDDKLESEPASGDKRVYPNTVGAFDVSSPDRSTNSIQGTWTIPDGLMSSYTIECISSTGGYPHLAEDLDSDITGYNCTGLSAGHLYTMSVYTVSGTGNDYDKLESEPASEDKRVYPNTVVALEVSSPGRSTNVTQGSWSRPDGLISSYRIECISSTGGTPHLVEDLDPDITEYNCTGLSAGHLYTMSVYTVSGTGNDDDKLESEPASEDKRVYPNTVVALGVSSPRSSTNYIRGSWSRPDGLISSYRIECISSTGGTPHLAEDLNSDVTVYNCTGLSAGHLYTMSVYTVSGTGNDDERLESEPASEDKRVYPNTAGALNVTSPDRSTNFIQGSWTKPEGLMSSYRIECISSTGGSPHHRENLHPSSTGYSCTGLTAGHLYTMSVYTVSGTGNNDDKLESEPASEDKRVYPNTVVALGVSSPGRSTNSIQGSWSRPDGLISSYRIECISSTGGNPHLAEDLDSEITGYACTGLSAGHLYTMSVYTVSGTGNNDDKLESEPASEDKRVYPSTVGAFDVTSPGRSRNVIQGSWTIPDGLISSFRIECISSTGGDPHLAENLHPSSTGYACTGLTAGHLYTMSVYTVSGTGNDDDKLESEPASEDKRVYPNTVVAFGVSSPGRSTNSIQGSWSIPDGLISSYRIECISSTGGNPHHRDNLHHSSTGYSCTGLTAGHLYTMSVYTVSGTGNNDDKLESEPASEDKRVYPNTVLWLSVTSPGKSTNSMRGTWTIPDGLISSYRIECIGSTGGNPHYAEDQNSGITEYTCTGLSAGHLYTMSVYTVSGTGNDYDKLESEPASEDKRVYPYTVVAFGVSLPGRSTNSIQGMWTIPDGLISSYRIECISSTGGDEHHAENLDSGITEYMCTGLSAGHQYTMSVYTVSGTGNDDDKLESEPASGDQRVYPNTVRLFSVTSPDRSTNSIEGSWTRPDGLISSYRIVCNSSTGGNPHHVRDLDSDITGYVCTGLSAGHLYTMSVYTVSGTGNDDDKLESEPASEDKRVCK; encoded by the exons ATGCTAGAAGGTGGCAGGAATGACGATGACGGGATAGACGAGAACACAGCCTCGGAAAGAGGCGAAATTCAAACGGGACTCGGAGAAGGTGACGGAGACAACTTTCCGCTTCCTCCGAGTGACCAACAAATCTGTGACGACGTCCCACTTGTTGGCGGGAATCCAAACA GTAATGTAACCGTACAATCTTGGACAAACTCCACAATAGAGGTCAGTTGGATCCATGAAGATAATAATACAGAATATTATGAGATTACTGCTACCTGTGTACTTGCTGCTGATCCGTGTAAAAATGGCACGGAAACTGTAAGTGAGAACGAAAGGTCTGGAACAGTCTATGATTTAACAGCAGGAGCAGAATATGAAATTATAGTGACGGCTTTTAACGCCATCGGTAAAGGAAATCCATCCGCACCAGTAAATAAAAGAACAG ATCCCAATCCTGTTAGGTTGTTCAGAGTCATTTCACCAGACAGATCAACAAATTCTATTCAGGGGTCGTGGGCGACACCAGATGGCCTAATTTCAAGCTATAGGATTGTGTGTAATAGTTCAACTGGAGGTAATCCACACCTTGTAAGAAATCTGGACCCTGATATTACAGAATATAATTGCACAGGATTGTCAGCCGGTCATCTGTATACGATGACTGTTTACACCGTCAGTGGGACAGGAAATGACGACGACAGATTAGAAAGTGAACCAGCATCTGAAGACAAAAGAGTTT ATCCCAATACTGTTGTGGCACTCGGAATCAGTTCACCAGGCAGATCAACAAATTCTATTCAGGGATCATGGTCAAGACCAGATGGCCTAATTTCAAGCTATAGGATTGAGTGTATTAGTTCAACTGGAGGTACCCCACACCTTGCAGAAGATCTGGACTCTGATATTACAGAATATAATTGCACAGGATTGTCAGCCGGTCATCTGTATACGATGTCTGTTTACACCGTCAGTGGGACAGGAAATGACGACGACAAGTTAGAAAGTGAACCAGCATCTGGAGACAAACGAGTTT ATCCCAATACTGTGGGCGCGTTCGACGTCAGTTCACCAGACAGATCAACAAATTCTATTCAGGGAACTTGGACAATACCAGATGGCCTTATGTCAAGCTATACGATTGAGTGTATTAGTTCAACTGGTGGTTATCCACACCTTGCAGAAGATCTGGACTCTGATATTACAGGATATAATTGCACAGGATTGTCAGCCGGTCATCTGTATACGATGTCTGTTTACACCGTCAGTGGGACAGGAAATGACTACGACAAGTTAGAAAGTGAACCAGCATCTGAAGACAAACGAGTTT ATCCAAATACGGTGGTGGCGCTTGAAGTCAGTTCACCAGGCAGATCAACAAATGTTACCCAAGGATCATGGTCAAGACCAGATGGCCTAATTTCAAGCTATAGAATTGAGTGTATTAGTTCAACTGGAGGTACCCCACACCTTGTAGAAGATCTGGACCCTGATATTACAGAATATAATTGCACAGGATTGTCGGCCGGTCATCTGTATACGATGTCTGTTTACACCGTCAGTGGGACAGGAAATGACGACGACAAGTTAGAAAGTGAACCAGCATCTGAAGACAAACGAGTTT ATCCAAATACTGTCGTGGCACTCGGAGTCAGTTCACCGCGCAGTTCAACAAATTATATTCGAGGATCATGGTCAAGACCAGATGGCCTAATTTCAAGCTATAGAATAGAGTGCATTAGTTCAACTGGAGGTACCCCACACCTTGCAGAAGATCTGAACTCTGATGTTACAGTATATAATTGCACAGGATTGTCGGCCGGTCATCTGTACACGATGTCTGTTTACACCGTCAGTGGAACAGGAAATGACGACGAAAGATTAGAAAGTGAACCAGCATCTGAAGACAAACGAGTTT ATCCCAATACCGCGGGAGCGTTAAACGTCACTTCACCGGACAGatcaacaaattttattcaggGATCATGGACAAAACCAGAAGGCCTTATGTCAAGTTATAGGATTGAGTGTATTAGTTCAACTGGAGGTTCTCCTCACCATAGAGAAAATCTGCACCCTAGTAGTACAGGATATAGTTGTACAGGATTGACAGCCGGTCATCTGTATACGATGTCTGTTTACACCGTCAGTGGGACAGGAAATAACGACGACAAGTTAGAAAGTGAACCAGCATCTGAAGACAAACGAGTTT ATCCCAATACTGTTGTGGCACTCGGAGTCAGTTCACCAGGCAGATCAACAAATTCTATACAGGGATCATGGTCAAGACCAGATGGCCTAATTTCAAGCTACAGGATTGAGTGTATTAGTTCAACTGGAGGTAATCCACACCTTGCAGAAGATCTGGACTCTGAAATTACAGGATACGCTTGTACAGGATTGTCAGCCGGTCATCTGTACACGATGTCTGTTTACACCGTCAGTGGGACAGGGAATAACGACGACAAGTTAGAAAGTGAACCAGCATCTGAAGACAAACGAGTTT ATCCCAGTACTGTGGGCGCATTCGACGTCACTTCACCTGGCAGATCAAGAAACGTTATCCAAGGATCATGGACAATACCAGATGGCCTAATTTCAAGCTTTAGGATTGAGTGTATCAGTTCAACTGGAGGCGATCCACACCTTGCTGAAAATCTGCATCCTAGTAGTACAGGATATGCTTGTACAGGATTGACAGCCGGTCATCTGTATACGATGTCTGTTTACACAGTAAGTGGGACAGGAAATGACGACGACAAGTTAGAAAGTGAACCAGCATCTGAAGACAAACGAGTTT ATCCCAATACGGTTGTGGCGTTTGGCGTCAGTTCACCAGGCAGATCAACAAATTCTATTCAGGGATCATGGTCAATACCAGATGGCCTAATTTCAAGCTATAGGATTGAGTGTATCAGTTCAACTGGAGGTAATCCACACCATAGAGATAATCTGCACCATAGTAGTACAGGATATAGTTGTACAGGATTGACAGCCGGTCATCTGTATACGATGTCTGTTTACACCGTGAGTGGGACAGGAAATAACGACGATAAGTTAGAAAGTGAACCAGCATCTGAAGACAAACGAGTTT ATCCAAATACTGTTTTATGGTTAAGCGTCACTTCACCGGGCAAATCAACCAATTCTATGCGGGGGACCTGGACAATACCAGATGGCCTTATTTCAAGCTATCGGATTGAGTGTATTGGTTCAACTGGAGGTAATCCACACTATGCTGAAGATCAGAACTCTGGTATTACAGAATACACGTGTACAGGATTGTCAGCCGGTCATCTGTACACGATGTCTGTTTACACCGTCAGTGGGACAGGAAATGACTACGACAAGTTAGAAAGTGAACCAGCATCTGAAGACAAACGAGTTT ATCCCTATACTGTGGTGGCGTTTGGCGTCAGTTTACCGGGCAGATCAACAAATTCAATTCAGGGAATGTGGACAATACCAGATGGCCTAATTTCAAGCTATAGGATTGAGTGTATTAGTTCAACTGGAGGTGATGAACACCATGCAGAAAATCTGGACTCTGGTATAACAGAATATATGTGTACAGGATTGTCAGCCGGTCATCAGTATACGATGTCTGTTTACACCGTGAGTGGGACAGGAAATGACGACGACAAGTTAGAAAGTGAACCAGCATCTGGAGACCAACGAGTTT ATCCAAATACTGTTAGGTTATTCAGCGTCACTTCACCGGACAGATCAACAAATTCTATTGAAGGATCATGGACAAGACCAGATGGTCTAATTTCAAGCTATAGGATTGTGTGTAATAGTTCAACTGGAGGTAATCCACACCATGTACGAGATCTCGACTCTGATATTACAGGATATGTTTGTACAGGATTGTCAGCCGGTCATCTGTATACGATGTCTGTTTACACCGTCAGTGGGACAGGAAATGATGATGACAAGTTAGAAAGTGAACCAGCATCTGAAGACAAACGAGTTTGTAAGTAA